GGTTTGAAGTGGCTGAACATTTGGTTTTCCAATTCTTCTCCTAATGGGCAAACCAGAGGCTGATTCAACAGTAAGAAAAGAAGATCGTGGTGGTTTGTGCTTCAAGAAATATGGTTGCTCAGCTGACGGCCTGGTGCACAAAGAtctcattgaaaattttgaaatagcaAATTACAACATAATCAATCAATGATAGTAAAAAATTTTACCTGGAAAGTTGTAATGGTGTTATTGGAAGAGCAGAATGAGGATTCTGCTCTTCATCATTCTGGATGACAGTTCTCTCTAAATGTTGGTCTGTTGCACTCTTTTCACTGGTTTCTGTTTCTTCTGGTGGTTCAGCTTCCATTCCTAATGGCGTAGATCCTAGTTCCGAAACAAGGAATTCAAAACAGAAGAAACATCAGACTAAAAATATCAgcatgaaaataaaatgaatcaaaaacattttaaaaaatgggAGAAAATAAATATGATAATTGAAGTGATGAGATGTAATATATGACATGATAAACAAGCAGGACAAGTTAAGAGGCACACTAACCATCTTTTCTACCAAATGCATTCTTACACCCTTCACATCTGCAGTTAATCGAGCATCCAACGCCACCCTTCAAAAGAGAATCATCATTTCAGAATCAGATGATATCGAAACATCAAAACATATAGAATGTGCCAAGTGCTAAAACCTGATAGCATTCACAATATTTCTTTAGACAACTTGATTTCTTGCAGTTGCATCCTCTTTTATGTCGGGCTGAAGCTGGAGTTCTGCTGGATTCATCCTGGCACCAGAAAGATAAAGACAAAAAAAAGGGGGGTGGGGGTCAACATATAAGAATTAAGATGTTCAAAAATGTCAAAGTTCTAGATGATTTTCATACCCCAGTTTCAGGTATAGAATCAGAGCTCCTAATCACTTTGGGAGCAAAAGCAAGTGGGTTGCGAGACTCTATCTGCTTGCGGGTTGCAAGAACAGTATCTTCATGAATAGGCTTGTTAAAGCATTCCTGACATGAGCATGGCTCCACACAGTATACGCCAGCAGCAAAGCATTCACAATACCTGCAAGGAAGATCAAAAAAGTAAATCATAAAAATACAGAATGGAATGGAAACCTAATTACTAATTCCTTTTGCTATTTTTGACCCAAGTATTCATTGACACAATGAGCAGGTTCAAAAATTATGTAATGGAAAGAAAATCCAGacaaaataaatacaataataattaaaacCACAGAAAGCAAGTGTTCATAAAAGCAGTCTCAAAGAAGTTTTCTTCTACAATTTTTCTTCAAATTCTGCTTCCATTTCTACTGAATTTCCTTCCTTTCCTAGTAAACTACATCAAGCTAGATGCTTAAAACTCCACCTTTTCTAAAATACTGATTTTTTGGCCATCAATTCATCatcaaaattctaaatttttggTCTTAATGTAGGCAACCATAAGTCCTCAAATTTAAGTTGCTAGAATGCTAGCTAATCCTACATACATAAGATGGTTGGAAAGCATATGAATTAATAATACAAAATCAAGACCACATATTATTAATAGCATGGCTTCCATAACTTCAGTAACAAGTAATTCATAAAGATAAGAAAAAGCTCTAACCAAAACACTACACTTAATAAGCCATATCTATATTTTTCCTAGATGTGAATATGCACAAACTGAACATTAACAACCTCCTTAAACAGAGATAAACCTAGCCTGCTGGCCCACTAGTACATGCTCTCAAGGACCCATGCCTGTAGACTATCCACCATGAAAGACATGGCTGACTTCACGAACTACCattatattaaaaattcaaaCCACAATTGAATTTACTTATGTGCATActtacatacatatacatacatatgtacaTACATATATTACCTACTATTAATTAAGGGAAGAAGGGGAAGTTTTCAACCTGCATTTTCCCCTCATTCTTTCTAAAATACCTTCTCTACAAGTTAAAAATCAAAATGAACCTATCCACAACCTCCTTCGAAACTATCCACAACCTCCTTAAACAGAGATGAACCTAGCTTGCTGGGCACAAGTACCGTGCTCTGAAGGACCCATGCCGGTAAACTATCCATCATGAAAGACTTGGTTTTCATGAAATACCATCATATTGAACATCAAACCACAATTAGATTTACTTACGTGCATACTTActacatgcatacatatgttcATACATATTTATGCATAGATAAATACATTATCTACTATTAATCAAGGGAAGAAGGGGCAGTTTTCAACCTGCATTTTCCCCTCATCGTTTCTAAAATGCCTTCTTCTTCAagttaaaaaaatcaaaatgaaattaTCAACTAATGGGTAATTACTAAATTTACATTTCTCAAAAACTATCCACAACTCCTCATTATCTCCCTAAAAATCTCAAATTTAGGGTTACGGGGGCTGTGGAGCACATACATAGTGTGTGCCCacagcgtgtgtgtgtgtgtgtgcgtgcatgtgtgtttgaGTATGAGGAAGGATCCACTGACACTGGTGTAAGTTACACCATCAAATAATTTATCCACACCTTTTGCAaaactaaacattatatctaatAATCTATTCATATACACTGACCTCTTACTATTTCACCGTATATATTTAACGGCAAAATATTTAATGTTATTGATAAGACATTCTCATATTCAATCAACTTGAAACTTCTCTTGCATGATCTACAAGaacaaaatattaaattcaacAGTTGATTTAGAGAAAAAAGATAGTGGTATTAGAATTAGAAGTTTTTATGTCAGCATCAATGTATCCCTCCCACAAACAGAGAGATTGGGAATATCATGATCCAGAGACTATGAATGGAGTATTACAGCATGTAGTTAGCAGACAGTGCAAGCTTGAATTCAACAGTTTAATTAGCATTAAAGGAAATGCAACTTACAATTTCAAGCATTTTGATTTTTTACAGTTACAACGCTTGCAGGCCTCGCCTTCTCCAGCATTTTCCAACCTAAGCCTTCAAACAGAATTCGAAACCATAAACATTTAGAAGTAAATGGAAAGAAATGGAAAATCACACAACAATAAATTTATTAAGAATACATGCCTCTTCTTTTTTGGGCTACTCTGATTGAACTCTTCATTAACGAGATATGTAGATGTCTGGGAAATATCTTCAGCAGCATGAATTCCACTTTCAATGGGATCCCTATCTCTTTCCAAGGAGATCAAAGCCAAAGAGTTATTTTTAGGTTCTTGATTAATTGCTGGAGGATGCAAAGAGGTAGTAGAGGTGAGTTCAGTCATCAGTCGACTACCAGAAGCTACAGCTTCCTGCTTGACAATTTGACGGTCCTTTGCAGCAGTTGCCAGAGTATTAAGGTGCAAACCAATCCCAGGAAGAATGCGGCGTGAAGAATCGCTGCCTGGATTAATTGAAACCAGCTGCTCATTATCAGGTTGGGACAGATTGGAAGAACCAAGAGCCGAGGCATTATGTAAATTTTTCCTGTGAACTCCCATCATCTCAAAAACAAGGCATCGCCTCCGCATACCACGATGCAAATTAGAAACAGGCTGCTCAGAAGCAGACAACAATAGCATATTATTGAATTGTTCAAACTAATTTCAAATTATTACACTCTAAATAGAAAAGGCAAAAACAATTGCAACCTTTATTTGTAGGACAATAAATTCTGGATTAGTTAGCACTCagcaaagaattaaaaaaattaaacagtAGAAATGTTAACATGGGACCCTAGATAAAACTTAAATGTTCAAAGAAATTAAAGATTCTAGAAATAATCATGATTTCATGTAAGAGAGAAGCATATCCATAGTTGCAATTGAATTTTCAAATGTTATGGAACTCATTTTAGTAATGCAGGAATCGCTTAAGAAGATAAACTGGTCTATCCATGATACTAAGAAGAAACATGAAAATCTTGATAAATAATCTTTTGAAGTGTTTGATAGACTTAAATAGAACTAGTATTGTCATTGTACCAGTGATCAATAGAACTCCACATCCTGGGGAAAATGTGACAATTGTTCAGTTGCTTATCATGtctttatagaaaaagaaatattcaaaaGAGAGAAGAATTCAAAAGATAATGCCaaaagaagaaagtaaaaaaTTTGAGCGACAAAATAAAACAACCAATTAAGTAAAGCTTTCAGTCACATGGAATATGAATTATAGTAACTCCTGCAAATTCACTTACTAATGAAGAACaaagcaaaacaaagaaaatcatttttccctatacaaatgaaaaggaaaaatatcACTCCCAATGATCTTCGCATATCtttacaaccaaacacaccaaatgATGGCAAAGCACAACCCCACAAAGCCACGGTGTCATGCTCTTTCCTTGCCCAAAACCCCAATTCACCCTATCAAGGGCATTTTCCTCTGTTAATGTAAGAGCTCTTAAGTCCTtgctcactacctcattccaggTTATTTAGGCCTACCCCTATCCCTTTTTACACCAAAAAtggtaactaactcactcctcttTACAAATGCGCTGCTTGGCCTGCATTcacatgcccaaaccatctaaggcGCCCCTCCCTATCTTGTCTTCGACCGGTGCTATACCTAGTTTATTGCTTATATGTTTGTTCCCTAGTTTATCTtctaatgttataccactcatccatcattGCATTTcagaaacttttactttttgtacatgttgtttcttagttagcCAACATTCTAACTCATAAAGCATGACTGGCCTTATAGCCGTCTATAGAAGATATGATGCAAAAAGGTCATAAATTATTTTGGACAATTACAAGATAAGACCAAATTATtctccagaaaaaaaaaaaaaaaaagttgatttAGTTGATGATACAACTGTTTGTGAGGAGGGTGTAGACCTAGAACAACTTTGACCAAGGTAGTCAAATAAAAATTTGAAGGTACTCCAACTCTCTAAGGATATTGCCCTAGATTGTGTTTGATGGCAAAAAATGATTATTATGACTGACCCCACCTTGTGGAACTGAAGGCCTGTTGTTATTAAGGTTTTTTGACACCAGACTCATCACCCAACCACTTTTTTATCTAGGCCTCTTCTATCCAACCAAATAAATTATCCTTCCTACCATCGTCCATACCAAATCACAGTAAGTACTCATCTTCTTAATCCTTGTACCAACGTTGGCAGGAATCCTGAACCAAGAccaaacagaaaaaaaaaaaaaaaaaaagacaagctGAAACAGAAGTGAAAAAAAGTTCCCAGAGCAAAATAAACATGCTCCCAGCCATCTAGATTCTAGCATCTTGGTAGCTCTCTCCACAAGGGGATCCTAAAAAGAGATAAGACAAGAATTGTGGCCCAAAGGGACTCCTAAATAAGTCAGGGACTACTGAAAATCATTGCAACCAAACCAAGATTTTTCAGTTGACCATCAACAATAATCAGATAAGGTGAAAAGAAACAACCTGCAATCTACATCCTCCACCTAGTCCCAATATCCTTCTTATGCAAGATGTCTAAAAAGACCAATTGACTCAACCATAAACCTTCAAATCTAGCTTAAGATCAATCCTCT
This genomic stretch from Malania oleifera isolate guangnan ecotype guangnan chromosome 3, ASM2987363v1, whole genome shotgun sequence harbors:
- the LOC131152435 gene encoding protein tesmin/TSO1-like CXC 3 isoform X1, translating into MEDTPERNRIGTPISKFEDSPVFNYINSLSPIQPVKSIHITQTFNSLSFAAIPSIFTSPHVSTNKEFRFLKRHHFADSCKPKNSSDNGNKISASEGVMDVVQPSDNSAEPHENFCHGSPLGRAPFESDNEQPKLAMELSQPLKFDCSSSDCNPTSCSYVGADGGTALAGKSASLVSSVQEDSGKGSLEGEIHTQETYQTEHNREESRCDWESLISDTSDLLIFNLPNGAEAFQGPSQKSVEPVPQDDITDFPKQLVGLASSAGQPEMDDPSSKMEEIDQTQASLTDASPNKCMSSHQTEKTDNETGECVPFTYKPVSNLHRGMRRRCLVFEMMGVHRKNLHNASALGSSNLSQPDNEQLVSINPGSDSSRRILPGIGLHLNTLATAAKDRQIVKQEAVASGSRLMTELTSTTSLHPPAINQEPKNNSLALISLERDRDPIESGIHAAEDISQTSTYLVNEEFNQSSPKKKRLRLENAGEGEACKRCNCKKSKCLKLYCECFAAGVYCVEPCSCQECFNKPIHEDTVLATRKQIESRNPLAFAPKVIRSSDSIPETGDESSRTPASARHKRGCNCKKSSCLKKYCECYQGGVGCSINCRCEGCKNAFGRKDGSTPLGMEAEPPEETETSEKSATDQHLERTVIQNDEEQNPHSALPITPLQLSRPSAEQPYFLKHKPPRSSFLTVESASGLPIRRRIGKPNVQPLQTKIQRHFRTLSENEIPQILQGNGSPSSRIKVASPNKKRVSPPHCDFGSSPGRRSSRKLILQSIPAFPSDCAAFKD
- the LOC131152435 gene encoding protein tesmin/TSO1-like CXC 3 isoform X2; translated protein: MEDTPERNRIGTPISKFEDSPVFNYINSLSPIQPVKSIHITQTFNSLSFAAIPSIFTSPHVSTNKEFRFLKRHHFADSCKPKNSSDNGNKISASEGVMDVVQPSDNSAEPHENFCHGSPLGRAPFESDNEQPKLAMELSQPLKFDCSSSDCNPTSCSYVGADGGTALAGKSASLVSSVQEDSGKGSLEGEIHTQETYQTEHNREESRCDWESLISDTSDLLIFNLPNGAEAFQGPSQKSVEPVPQDDITDFPKQLVGLASSAGQPEMDDPSSKMEEIDQTQASLTDASPNKCMSSHQTEKTDNETGECVPFTYKPVSNLHRGMRRRCLVFEMMGVHRKNLHNASALGSSNLSQPDNEQLVSINPGSDSSRRILPGIGLHLNTLATAAKDRQIVKQEAVASGSRLMTELTSTTSLHPPAINQEPKNNSLALISLERDRDPIESGIHAAEDISQTSTYLVNEEFNQSSPKKKRLENAGEGEACKRCNCKKSKCLKLYCECFAAGVYCVEPCSCQECFNKPIHEDTVLATRKQIESRNPLAFAPKVIRSSDSIPETGDESSRTPASARHKRGCNCKKSSCLKKYCECYQGGVGCSINCRCEGCKNAFGRKDGSTPLGMEAEPPEETETSEKSATDQHLERTVIQNDEEQNPHSALPITPLQLSRPSAEQPYFLKHKPPRSSFLTVESASGLPIRRRIGKPNVQPLQTKIQRHFRTLSENEIPQILQGNGSPSSRIKVASPNKKRVSPPHCDFGSSPGRRSSRKLILQSIPAFPSDCAAFKD